In a genomic window of Streptomyces sp. NBC_01142:
- a CDS encoding NADP-dependent isocitrate dehydrogenase → MTDSTIIYTHTDEAPALATYSFLPVVEAYASTAGVTVESRDISLAGRIIASFPERLEASQRIDDALAELGELAKTPGANIIKLPNISASIPQLKAAIAELQQQGYALPDYPDDPKTDEDKDVRARYDKTKGSAVNPVLREGNSDRRAPASVKNYAKAHPHRMGAWTSESKTNVAHMDADDFRSTEKSAVIAEAGSLRIELAGDDGSTTVLRESVPVLAGEVVDASVMRVAPLREFLTAQVARAKAEGVLFSVHLKATMMKVSDPIVFGHVVRAFFPKTFAAHGDTLAAAGLSPNDGLGGILKGLESLSEGAEIKASFEAEIAEGPALAMVDSDRGITNLHVPSDVIVDASMPAMIRTSGHMWGPDGQEADTLAVLPDSSYAGIYQVVIDDCRANGAYDPSTMGSVPNVGLMAQKAEEYGSHDKTFEIPATGTVRVVDGDGNVVLEQAVGAGDIFRMCQTKDLPIQDWVKLAVTRARATGDPAVFWLDEGRAHDATLIAKVKSYLADHDTDGLQIEIMPPVDATAFSLERIRRGEDTISVTGNVLRDYLTDLFPILELGTSAKMLSVVPLMNGGGLFETGAGGSAPKHVQQLVKENYLRWDSLGEFLALAVSFEHLAQTTGNARAQVLADTLDRATGTFLNEDKSPSRKLGGIDNRGSHFYLALYWAQELAKQTDDAQLAEAFAALAKTLSEQEQTIVDELIAVQGSPAEIGGYYQPDASKASAVMRPSTTFTQALATLG, encoded by the coding sequence GTGACTGACTCGACCATCATCTATACGCACACCGACGAGGCCCCTGCCCTGGCGACCTATTCGTTCCTGCCTGTGGTCGAGGCGTACGCCTCGACCGCCGGGGTCACTGTGGAGAGCCGTGACATCTCTCTGGCGGGGCGGATCATCGCCAGTTTCCCTGAGCGTCTTGAGGCGAGCCAGCGCATCGATGACGCGCTCGCCGAGCTCGGTGAGCTGGCCAAGACGCCCGGGGCCAACATCATCAAGCTGCCGAACATCTCGGCCTCGATCCCGCAGCTGAAGGCGGCGATCGCCGAGCTGCAGCAGCAGGGCTACGCGCTGCCGGACTACCCGGACGACCCGAAGACCGACGAGGACAAGGACGTCCGCGCGCGTTACGACAAGACCAAGGGCAGCGCCGTGAACCCGGTGCTGCGCGAGGGCAACTCCGACCGGCGCGCCCCGGCGTCGGTCAAGAACTACGCCAAGGCGCACCCGCACCGCATGGGCGCGTGGACGTCCGAGTCGAAGACGAACGTCGCGCACATGGACGCCGACGACTTCCGCTCCACCGAGAAGTCCGCCGTGATCGCCGAGGCCGGCTCGCTGCGCATCGAGCTCGCCGGGGACGACGGCAGCACCACCGTCCTGCGCGAGTCGGTGCCCGTCCTCGCGGGCGAGGTCGTGGACGCGTCCGTCATGCGTGTCGCGCCGCTGCGCGAGTTCCTCACGGCGCAGGTCGCCCGTGCCAAGGCCGAGGGCGTGCTGTTCTCGGTGCACCTCAAGGCCACGATGATGAAGGTCTCCGACCCGATCGTCTTCGGCCACGTGGTGCGCGCCTTCTTCCCGAAGACGTTCGCCGCGCACGGTGACACGCTCGCCGCGGCCGGCCTGAGCCCGAACGACGGACTCGGCGGCATCCTCAAGGGCCTGGAGTCGCTGTCCGAGGGCGCGGAGATCAAGGCTTCCTTCGAGGCCGAGATCGCCGAGGGCCCCGCGCTGGCGATGGTCGACTCCGACCGCGGCATCACCAACCTGCACGTGCCGAGCGATGTCATCGTCGACGCCTCCATGCCGGCCATGATCCGCACCTCCGGTCACATGTGGGGTCCGGACGGCCAGGAGGCCGACACCCTCGCGGTCCTCCCCGACAGCAGCTACGCCGGCATCTACCAGGTCGTGATCGACGACTGCCGTGCGAACGGCGCCTACGACCCGTCGACGATGGGCTCGGTACCCAACGTCGGTCTGATGGCGCAGAAGGCCGAGGAGTACGGCAGCCACGACAAGACCTTCGAGATCCCCGCCACGGGCACGGTGCGGGTCGTCGACGGTGACGGCAACGTCGTGCTCGAGCAGGCGGTGGGCGCCGGCGACATCTTCCGCATGTGCCAGACCAAGGACCTGCCGATCCAGGACTGGGTCAAGCTCGCCGTCACCCGCGCCCGCGCGACCGGCGACCCGGCGGTGTTCTGGCTGGACGAGGGCCGCGCGCACGACGCGACCCTCATCGCGAAGGTCAAGTCCTACCTCGCCGACCACGACACCGACGGTCTGCAGATCGAGATCATGCCGCCGGTCGACGCGACCGCGTTCTCCCTCGAGCGGATCCGCCGGGGCGAGGACACGATCTCGGTCACCGGCAACGTACTGCGTGACTACCTGACCGACCTGTTCCCGATCCTCGAGCTCGGCACGAGCGCGAAGATGCTCTCGGTCGTCCCGCTCATGAACGGTGGCGGACTGTTCGAGACCGGTGCCGGCGGCTCCGCGCCCAAGCACGTCCAGCAGCTCGTCAAGGAGAACTACCTGCGCTGGGACAGCCTGGGCGAGTTCCTCGCGCTCGCGGTCAGCTTCGAGCACCTCGCGCAGACCACGGGCAACGCGCGCGCCCAGGTACTCGCCGACACCCTGGACCGCGCGACCGGCACCTTCCTCAACGAGGACAAGTCGCCGAGCCGCAAGCTGGGTGGCATCGACAACCGCGGCAGCCACTTCTACCTGGCGCTCTACTGGGCGCAGGAGCTGGCGAAGCAGACCGACGACGCGCAGCTCGCGGAGGCGTTCGCCGCTCTCGCCAAGACGCTGAGCGAGCAGGAGCAGACCATCGTCGACGAGCTGATCGCGGTGCAGGGCTCGCCCGCCGAGATCGGCGGCTACTACCAGCCCGACGCGTCCAAGGCCTCGGCCGTCATGCGTCCGTCGACGACCTTCACCCAGGCCCTGGCGACCCTCGGCTGA
- a CDS encoding O-acetylhomoserine aminocarboxypropyltransferase/cysteine synthase family protein has product MSQRDRETPAAKDFTRPESAAVHGGSQARMGLTPPVVTPIFQTAAYELPSTAVAAGIFDLLQDGHAYTRLNNPTCDVLEERMAAIDGAAAGLAVASGQAAVSLALLNLCQAGDNIVSSNELYGGTWNLLANTFARFGIETRFVSPEDPANFAAATDDRTRCYFGESLPNPRLRLFPIEEVAEAAEAHGLPLVLDNTMLPYVLRPIEFGAHILVYSATKYIGGHGSSLGGLIVDAGTFDWDRHAGRHPLMTTPDKAHGGVVWTRTGRELSGALGRSSYLLKARETLLRDLGPCLSPFNAFLLLQGLETLPLRMRVHGENSARVAAFLHGHPLVEQVLHPSLAEGEEGARVRRYLRGNCGPLVQFEVTGGREAGSRFIEALRLISHVTNIGDVRSMATHPASTTHAQLPEAEQIAAGVTQGSIRLAVGVEHIDDLLADLDQALKAI; this is encoded by the coding sequence ATGTCGCAGCGTGACCGGGAGACTCCCGCAGCCAAGGACTTCACCAGGCCCGAATCGGCTGCTGTGCACGGCGGTTCGCAGGCGCGGATGGGCCTCACGCCGCCGGTGGTGACGCCGATCTTCCAGACCGCCGCGTACGAACTGCCCAGTACCGCTGTCGCGGCAGGCATCTTCGATCTCCTTCAGGACGGGCACGCCTACACCCGGCTGAACAATCCGACATGCGACGTCCTCGAAGAGCGGATGGCCGCGATCGACGGCGCGGCCGCGGGACTCGCCGTCGCGTCCGGCCAGGCCGCCGTCAGTCTCGCGCTGCTCAACCTCTGCCAGGCCGGGGACAACATCGTCAGCTCCAACGAGCTCTACGGCGGCACCTGGAACCTGCTGGCGAACACCTTCGCCCGGTTCGGGATCGAGACGCGGTTCGTCAGCCCCGAGGACCCGGCGAACTTCGCGGCTGCCACCGACGACCGCACCCGCTGCTACTTCGGCGAGAGCCTGCCCAACCCCCGCCTGCGGCTGTTCCCGATCGAGGAGGTCGCCGAGGCGGCCGAGGCCCACGGTCTGCCGCTCGTCCTCGACAACACGATGCTGCCGTACGTCCTGCGGCCGATCGAGTTCGGGGCGCACATCCTGGTGTACTCGGCGACCAAGTACATCGGCGGCCACGGTTCCAGCCTCGGCGGGCTGATCGTGGACGCGGGCACCTTCGACTGGGACCGGCATGCCGGCCGGCACCCGCTGATGACCACTCCCGACAAGGCGCACGGCGGCGTCGTGTGGACCCGCACCGGGAGGGAGCTGAGCGGCGCGCTCGGGCGCAGCTCCTATCTGCTCAAGGCCCGCGAGACACTGTTGCGCGATCTCGGGCCGTGTCTGAGCCCGTTCAACGCCTTTCTTCTGCTCCAGGGGCTGGAGACACTCCCCCTCCGTATGCGCGTGCACGGCGAGAACTCCGCCCGGGTGGCCGCCTTCCTGCACGGCCATCCGCTGGTGGAGCAGGTCCTCCACCCCAGCCTGGCCGAGGGCGAGGAGGGCGCTCGCGTCCGCCGTTATCTGCGCGGCAACTGCGGTCCGCTGGTGCAGTTCGAGGTCACGGGCGGACGGGAGGCAGGCAGCCGGTTCATCGAGGCACTGCGTCTGATCTCCCACGTCACCAACATCGGGGACGTCCGGTCCATGGCGACGCACCCCGCGTCCACCACGCACGCGCAGCTCCCGGAGGCGGAGCAGATCGCCGCCGGGGTCACTCAGGGGTCGATCCGGCTGGCGGTCGGCGTCGAGCACATCGACGATCTGCTCGCCGATCTCGACCAGGCCCTGAAGGCGATATGA
- a CDS encoding RICIN domain-containing protein — translation MLEVNRRSTEFHPLPEAGVAARKLPRAKPALLAAGLLVTAALCTTQAHAEASAAPAAGPYGPDTCVQGTVWREATPEDHVCVPYQTRTQTRAENERGPSLREGNSDTCVAGFVPRAAVPGDRVCVDPGVREQARKDNERAPINWAATRDRTDAGNYVPHPFAFPGNDYLIKSSDTRERDGLHVLVADVSNASTADGTGLVVWERVGGGHQEFDFRRKGNGLAFQNSFEIVARHSGKCLDVAAWSKDDGARVIQWPCHGGANQKWYLERRADNEWQVRSVHSDKCLDAHNPALTAPPQGTYLQQWTCVGGKNQAWRLLSVG, via the coding sequence GTGCTCGAAGTGAACCGGCGATCCACAGAGTTCCATCCACTCCCCGAGGCGGGCGTTGCTGCACGGAAACTGCCGCGCGCCAAGCCCGCACTACTTGCGGCCGGGCTCCTGGTCACCGCCGCCCTGTGCACCACCCAAGCGCATGCGGAGGCGTCCGCCGCGCCGGCTGCGGGTCCGTACGGCCCCGACACGTGTGTGCAGGGCACGGTCTGGCGTGAAGCGACGCCCGAGGACCACGTGTGCGTCCCCTACCAGACACGCACTCAGACACGGGCCGAGAACGAAAGGGGTCCGAGCCTGCGCGAAGGGAACTCCGACACCTGCGTGGCCGGCTTCGTTCCGCGCGCGGCCGTACCGGGTGACCGCGTGTGTGTGGACCCCGGAGTGCGCGAGCAGGCGCGCAAGGACAACGAGCGGGCACCGATCAACTGGGCGGCCACCCGGGACCGGACGGATGCCGGCAACTACGTCCCCCACCCGTTCGCGTTCCCGGGGAACGACTACCTCATCAAGAGTTCCGACACGAGAGAGCGCGACGGACTTCATGTCCTCGTGGCCGACGTCTCCAACGCCAGCACCGCGGACGGCACCGGGCTCGTCGTCTGGGAGAGAGTGGGCGGCGGGCACCAGGAATTCGACTTCCGGCGGAAGGGCAACGGCCTCGCCTTCCAGAACAGCTTCGAGATCGTGGCGCGGCACAGCGGCAAGTGCCTGGATGTGGCGGCCTGGAGCAAGGACGACGGCGCCAGGGTGATTCAGTGGCCCTGCCACGGTGGAGCGAATCAGAAGTGGTACCTGGAGCGGCGCGCTGACAACGAATGGCAGGTGCGCTCGGTCCACAGCGACAAGTGCCTGGATGCCCACAACCCGGCGTTGACCGCTCCTCCGCAGGGGACGTACCTGCAGCAGTGGACGTGTGTCGGAGGAAAGAACCAGGCATGGCGGCTGCTGAGCGTGGGCTGA
- a CDS encoding DoxX family membrane protein, with product MNRRSAARQLPLRLSAGAFILNSGLTKLKADEEAAAQLQGFAATTYPFLGKLDPQQFAGLLGKAELALSAVLLLPVVPPAVGGAALTAFSSGLVGLYLRTPGMRQEGSLRPTEQGVVLAKDVWMLAMGLSLVAEGLLPESKGRRRRRR from the coding sequence ATGAACCGGCGGTCCGCGGCCCGGCAACTGCCGCTCAGGCTGAGCGCAGGGGCTTTCATCCTCAATTCCGGGCTCACCAAGTTGAAGGCGGACGAGGAGGCTGCCGCACAGCTGCAGGGATTCGCCGCCACCACCTACCCGTTCCTGGGCAAGCTCGATCCGCAGCAGTTCGCAGGGCTGCTGGGCAAGGCGGAGCTCGCGCTGAGCGCGGTACTGCTGCTGCCCGTGGTCCCGCCCGCTGTCGGGGGTGCTGCCCTGACTGCTTTCTCGTCCGGCCTGGTCGGCTTGTATCTGCGGACGCCCGGTATGCGCCAGGAAGGCAGTCTGCGCCCCACGGAACAGGGGGTGGTCCTGGCCAAGGACGTCTGGATGCTCGCCATGGGGCTGTCCCTGGTGGCGGAGGGCCTCCTCCCCGAGAGCAAGGGCAGGAGAAGGCGCCGGCGCTGA
- a CDS encoding fatty acid desaturase family protein: MSTSTSSTWAYDGKRYRMYRFPSDVQQELNTLNRADNWHVFLAWAEDVFWMALSVAVCVYGSYWLYPLAALIIGARQRGLSTLLHDCAHGVGVADKRLQMFAGTVLTAYPIFQQHYAYKVSHVFTHHPKLGSPDGDPDLRFFIEQGAYRKAATRNYVRRVVILPLLGSQTWAYLRYLVRNRYRVLKGVDTRAEASSPVQRRKRALDRAGFWLFWAAVVGLAWYGGWLLGLLLFWVVPYLTSFQILGWYIELSEHTPLVRDSNVDLYMTRNRKSRTWEKFLTGIHNDNYHLEHHLDPRTPFWNLHKTRLVRLRDPNYAAVDGALGGLFHRGPEGQPSTMSEIVRSMTRTEATPGNQIQEGRDVAA, from the coding sequence TTGAGCACCAGCACCAGCAGCACGTGGGCGTACGACGGCAAGCGCTACCGGATGTACCGATTCCCTTCCGATGTCCAACAGGAACTGAACACCCTCAACCGGGCCGACAACTGGCATGTGTTCCTCGCCTGGGCCGAGGACGTGTTCTGGATGGCGCTGTCCGTCGCTGTCTGCGTGTACGGCTCCTACTGGCTCTATCCGCTCGCGGCGCTGATCATCGGCGCCCGCCAGCGCGGTCTGTCCACCTTGCTGCACGACTGCGCCCACGGCGTGGGCGTCGCGGACAAGCGGCTGCAGATGTTCGCCGGGACGGTGCTCACCGCGTACCCGATCTTCCAGCAGCACTACGCCTACAAGGTCTCGCACGTCTTCACCCACCACCCCAAGCTGGGCAGCCCCGACGGCGACCCCGATCTGCGGTTCTTCATCGAGCAGGGCGCCTACCGCAAGGCCGCGACGCGCAACTATGTGCGCCGGGTGGTCATCCTCCCGCTGCTGGGGTCACAGACCTGGGCCTATCTGCGGTATCTGGTGCGCAACCGGTACCGGGTACTCAAGGGAGTGGACACGCGGGCCGAGGCCTCCTCACCGGTGCAGCGGCGCAAGCGTGCGCTGGACCGCGCGGGATTCTGGCTGTTCTGGGCCGCCGTCGTCGGGCTCGCCTGGTACGGAGGCTGGCTGCTGGGCCTGCTGCTGTTCTGGGTGGTTCCGTACCTCACCAGCTTCCAGATCCTGGGCTGGTACATCGAACTCTCCGAACACACCCCGCTGGTGCGTGACTCCAACGTCGATCTGTATATGACGCGCAACCGCAAGAGCCGCACCTGGGAGAAGTTCCTGACGGGCATTCACAACGACAACTACCACCTGGAGCACCACCTCGACCCCCGTACGCCCTTCTGGAACCTGCACAAGACACGCCTGGTCCGGTTACGGGACCCCAACTATGCGGCTGTCGATGGTGCGTTGGGCGGGCTGTTCCACCGTGGTCCCGAAGGCCAGCCGAGCACCATGTCGGAGATCGTCCGTTCCATGACCCGTACCGAGGCCACGCCCGGGAACCAGATCCAAGAAGGACGCGATGTCGCAGCGTGA